The Rhea pennata isolate bPtePen1 unplaced genomic scaffold, bPtePen1.pri scaffold_46, whole genome shotgun sequence region agctgcctggggcagTGGTTTTCTCAATGCAGTGCTGCATActggaaacacattttcaattccactctgccaaggcaatGTTGTGGAgcagtttttctgtgaaattcccCAGCTCCTCAggctctcctgctctgactcCTACTTCAGGAAAGCCGGGGTTACCATGGTTAGCTTTTGTGTAGCTTGTGGGTGTTTCGTGTTCATCgtgctgtcctacgtgcagatcttcagggtcgtgctgaggatcccctctgagaagggccggcacaaagccttttccatgtgcctcccgcaCCTCActgtggtctccctgtttgtcaTCACTGCAGTGTTTGCCTACCTAAAGCCCCCATGcatctcctccccagctctggagCTAGTGGTGGCCGTTCTGTActcagtggtgcctccaacactgaaccctgtcatctacagcatgaggaacaaagAGATCAAAGAGGCACTGATGAAATTGGTTCAACGTATAGTATTTTACCAGTCATAGGCTGCCTTCTGTCTTCGTGAGCGATTCCCAGTTTCTCGTAGGCTGGcttatgcttttctttgtttattgtatCTGCGAAAAGCATTTCTGTACACAGATATTTGTGTTTATCATACTTCTCCAGAGGCATGAACTTGGTCTGTCTGGCCAGAGGCCTTCTGTAAATGTGTCTGTCCTTGTgtcagagctggctgctgtaATAGCATTTCTATAATATATAAAAGAGATCTTGTCAGTGCAGTGACTGAAGGTCAGGTTCTTCTTACACTGGGAAAGGAGGTTGGAGAATGGTAGGAGTTGCCAGAGAAGCACCAGGGCACTTGTGCTGGCCTGGGGAGTGGGGCTGGGTAGGAGGCAGCTGAGGTGGGTGTTGTTATCCTAGAGAAAAGAGCAGGGGGGCAAGAGAGG contains the following coding sequences:
- the LOC134154828 gene encoding olfactory receptor 14C36-like; the encoded protein is MSNSSFLTEFLHLTFADKRELQLLHFSLFLGVYLAALLGNVLIITAVACDHRLHTPMYFFLLNLSILDFGSISTTVPRSMASSLWNTRAISFSGCATQVFLFLFFISSEYYLLTVMAYDHYIAICRPLHYRTLMASRTCVKMAAAAWGSGFLNAVLHTGNTFSIPLCQGNVVEQFFCEIPQLLRLSCSDSYFRKAGVTMVSFCVACGCFVFIVLSYVQIFRVVLRIPSEKGRHKAFSMCLPHLTVVSLFVITAVFAYLKPPCISSPALELVVAVLYSVVPPTLNPVIYSMRNKEIKEALMKLVQRIVFYQS